A genomic window from Aurantimicrobium photophilum includes:
- a CDS encoding 2-phosphosulfolactate phosphatase, with the protein MNRPHYQVMCTWGLSGSQRLSVNPDVVIWVNALSQSAPLPLQLDSFPGDSKVLVGSYFDAFAVADWVANYQLEQQRRVIVLIVYSDAETHNVADELAAGAIIERLAQQGLDAMSPEAAVANAAFSQLRNAAAHLIAASEQAQNITLRDDELVLNESLTSADVRVLR; encoded by the coding sequence ATGAACAGACCCCACTACCAAGTGATGTGCACCTGGGGGCTCTCAGGTTCACAACGGTTAAGCGTGAACCCTGATGTTGTGATTTGGGTTAATGCACTGTCTCAATCAGCGCCTCTCCCCCTCCAACTGGATTCATTCCCCGGGGACAGCAAGGTCTTGGTCGGCTCATACTTTGATGCGTTTGCGGTTGCAGATTGGGTGGCAAACTACCAATTAGAGCAACAAAGACGGGTCATTGTGTTGATTGTCTACTCAGATGCAGAAACACACAATGTGGCAGATGAGCTAGCTGCCGGCGCGATCATTGAACGACTCGCACAACAAGGCCTCGATGCCATGAGCCCCGAAGCTGCAGTTGCAAATGCTGCCTTTAGTCAGCTTCGAAATGCGGCAGCTCACCTCATCGCCGCTTCAGAGCAAGCTCAAAACATAACTCTCAGAGATGATGAGCTTGTACTTAATGAATCACTCACGTCTGCAGATGTGAGAGTGCTGAGGTAA
- a CDS encoding RNA-binding protein — translation MLASAVKHLVKGIVENPDDVKVAVRSNNRGEVLEVHVNPEDLGRVIGRSGRTAKAIRTVVNALADGRNVRVDVVDTDA, via the coding sequence ATGCTCGCATCAGCAGTCAAGCACCTCGTCAAGGGCATCGTAGAGAACCCCGATGACGTGAAGGTTGCTGTGCGTTCGAACAATCGTGGTGAGGTCCTCGAGGTTCATGTGAACCCCGAGGACCTTGGCCGCGTTATTGGCCGTTCAGGCCGCACTGCCAAGGCCATTCGCACTGTTGTGAACGCCCTGGCTGATGGTCGCAACGTTCGTGTCGACGTCGTCGACACCGACGCTTAA
- the rimM gene encoding ribosome maturation factor RimM (Essential for efficient processing of 16S rRNA): MTAESRQTQLRVGRLTKAHGLKGAIKVELYTDEPEKRFVPGAIFSVQVPEESPWYGKNIELIELRWYNSHPVAFFKDVPDRTAAESLIKAILWVEHDTSVLPEDPEAWYDHQLTGLKAVRDGVEVGTVARVDHFPAQDLLVIKTANGDVMVPFVKAIVPEVDIEKGIVTLTPPGGLFEELPEDDDDAPAEETAEA; this comes from the coding sequence GTGACCGCTGAATCTAGACAGACCCAACTTCGCGTCGGTCGTCTCACCAAGGCCCACGGCCTCAAAGGTGCTATCAAGGTCGAGCTCTATACCGATGAGCCCGAGAAGCGCTTTGTGCCCGGGGCCATTTTCTCTGTTCAGGTGCCGGAAGAATCTCCCTGGTATGGCAAGAACATTGAACTGATTGAACTTCGCTGGTACAACTCACACCCCGTTGCTTTCTTCAAGGATGTTCCTGACCGCACGGCGGCAGAGTCCCTGATCAAGGCCATTCTCTGGGTGGAGCACGACACCAGCGTCCTGCCTGAAGACCCTGAAGCCTGGTATGACCACCAGCTCACTGGTCTCAAGGCTGTGCGTGACGGTGTCGAAGTGGGAACGGTTGCTCGCGTAGATCACTTCCCCGCACAAGATCTGTTGGTTATCAAGACCGCCAACGGCGATGTCATGGTTCCTTTTGTGAAGGCCATTGTTCCTGAAGTCGACATCGAGAAGGGCATCGTGACCCTGACTCCTCCTGGCGGACTCTTCGAAGAGCTGCCGGAGGATGACGATGACGCTCCTGCCGAGGAAACTGCCGAGGCCTAA
- the trmD gene encoding tRNA (guanosine(37)-N1)-methyltransferase TrmD, whose amino-acid sequence MRIDIVTIFPEFFGTLDVSLLGKARQSGLIDTRVHDLRDATTDKHRTVDDTPYGGGAGMVMKPEPWGDTLDAILDDPESSKNPVLIVPSPAGEQFTQAVAKELAEEKQLIFACGRYEGIDQRVSDYFATRIRVRPISLGDYVLNGGEVASLAMIEAVGRLIPGMVGNPESLVEESHEDGLLEYPSYTKPAEWRGLEVPPVLLSGNHGAIATWRHEQQLERTKAVRPDLLPE is encoded by the coding sequence ATGCGCATCGACATTGTGACGATCTTTCCGGAGTTCTTCGGCACTCTGGATGTGTCGCTTCTGGGTAAAGCTCGCCAGTCGGGGTTGATTGATACCCGCGTGCATGACCTTCGTGATGCCACCACAGACAAGCACCGCACCGTCGACGACACTCCCTATGGCGGTGGCGCTGGCATGGTGATGAAGCCTGAGCCCTGGGGGGACACCCTGGATGCGATTCTGGATGATCCCGAAAGCTCCAAAAACCCTGTCCTCATCGTGCCTTCACCGGCAGGCGAGCAGTTCACGCAGGCAGTGGCGAAAGAACTGGCAGAAGAAAAGCAGCTCATCTTTGCCTGTGGCCGTTACGAAGGTATTGATCAGCGCGTGAGCGATTACTTCGCCACTCGTATTCGTGTTCGTCCCATCTCGCTTGGTGACTACGTGCTCAACGGTGGGGAAGTAGCTTCTCTGGCCATGATTGAGGCTGTTGGCCGCTTGATCCCTGGCATGGTGGGTAATCCTGAGTCGCTGGTGGAAGAAAGTCACGAGGACGGTTTGCTGGAATACCCCAGCTACACCAAGCCCGCCGAATGGCGCGGATTGGAAGTTCCACCTGTTTTGCTTTCAGGAAACCATGGCGCAATTGCCACGTGGCGTCACGAACAGCAGCTCGAACGCACCAAGGCTGTTCGCCCCGATTTACTTCCTGAGTAA
- the rplS gene encoding 50S ribosomal protein L19 yields MHILDAVDAPSLRSDIPEFRAGDTVKVHVNIIEGNRSRIQVFQGVVIGRSGEGVRETFTVRKVSFQVGVERKFPVHSPVIDHIELVSRGDVRRAKLYYLRNLRGKKAKIKEKRDF; encoded by the coding sequence ATGCACATTCTTGACGCTGTAGACGCACCATCGCTGCGTAGCGACATTCCAGAATTCCGCGCCGGTGACACCGTAAAGGTTCACGTAAACATCATCGAAGGTAACCGCTCTCGTATCCAGGTTTTCCAGGGTGTTGTTATCGGTCGCTCCGGTGAAGGCGTTCGCGAGACCTTTACCGTTCGTAAGGTTTCCTTCCAGGTAGGTGTGGAGCGTAAGTTCCCCGTACACTCGCCCGTTATCGACCACATCGAGCTCGTCTCACGTGGTGACGTACGTCGCGCCAAGCTGTACTACCTGCGCAACCTCCGCGGTAAGAAGGCAAAGATCAAAGAGAAGCGCGACTTCTAA
- the lepB gene encoding signal peptidase I, which produces MTDAPPARRAPMRSVLLFLRDVLVIFGIAILVSFLVKTFLVRSFFIPSASMEQTLMIDDRVIVNELVPKAVAVDHGDIVVFKDPGGWLPARPPVEVTGIQAGTEWVLSLFGLASPDSNDHLIKRVIGLPGDTVQCCSADGKIMVNGVAITEPYITIPAGETRASAIDFNVTVPESSLFVMGDNRYNSKDSRYNTDKPGGGFVGMDNVVGRAFVLSWPMSHWGWLSNYPEVFADVPEPATSK; this is translated from the coding sequence ATGACAGATGCACCACCCGCACGACGTGCCCCGATGCGTTCGGTGTTGCTGTTTCTTCGCGACGTTCTGGTGATCTTCGGAATCGCGATTCTGGTTTCTTTCTTGGTGAAGACATTCTTGGTTCGTTCCTTCTTCATCCCTTCTGCCTCGATGGAACAAACCCTCATGATTGATGACCGCGTCATCGTCAACGAACTCGTGCCTAAGGCCGTTGCTGTGGATCACGGCGACATCGTGGTGTTCAAAGATCCAGGTGGCTGGCTTCCTGCCAGACCTCCCGTGGAGGTCACAGGAATCCAGGCGGGCACCGAGTGGGTATTGTCTCTCTTCGGACTGGCTTCGCCAGACAGCAACGATCACCTCATCAAGCGTGTGATTGGGTTGCCCGGGGACACTGTGCAGTGTTGCTCTGCAGACGGCAAAATCATGGTCAATGGCGTTGCCATCACTGAGCCCTACATCACCATCCCGGCAGGGGAGACTCGAGCTTCTGCCATTGACTTCAACGTCACCGTGCCCGAGAGTTCTTTGTTTGTGATGGGTGACAACCGATACAACTCCAAAGACTCTCGCTACAACACCGATAAGCCCGGTGGCGGATTCGTAGGAATGGACAATGTTGTGGGCCGCGCCTTTGTGCTGAGCTGGCCGATGAGTCACTGGGGTTGGCTCTCCAACTACCCAGAAGTCTTCGCTGACGTCCCTGAACCTGCAACCTCCAAGTAA
- a CDS encoding ribonuclease HII codes for MPAEPTLNVEHELFASGATMIIGIDEVGRGAMAGPVMVGVCALSPGVTEFPAGLRDSKLVSEKKRIALFPEVQQWAPTAVGEASAAEIDELGITACLGLAARRALISLHEAGVPVGEATVLLDGAHDWLNPALSSKLQVTTRVKADQDCAVVSAASIVAKVTRDELMVSLDAQHPEYGWASNKGYGAAVHMEAIKTIGLTPYHRASWVK; via the coding sequence ATGCCAGCTGAACCCACACTCAACGTTGAGCACGAGCTCTTTGCTTCTGGTGCGACAATGATTATCGGTATTGATGAAGTGGGCCGTGGTGCGATGGCTGGTCCGGTCATGGTCGGGGTGTGTGCACTGAGTCCAGGTGTAACCGAGTTTCCTGCAGGGCTGCGGGATTCCAAATTGGTTTCTGAGAAGAAACGCATCGCCTTGTTCCCGGAAGTTCAACAGTGGGCTCCCACGGCCGTGGGGGAGGCGTCAGCGGCTGAGATTGATGAACTGGGCATCACAGCCTGTTTAGGCCTCGCTGCGCGCAGAGCGCTCATTTCATTGCATGAGGCAGGTGTTCCCGTTGGGGAGGCAACGGTCCTTCTCGATGGAGCGCATGACTGGTTGAACCCAGCACTCTCCAGCAAACTTCAGGTCACGACTCGTGTCAAAGCAGATCAAGACTGCGCAGTGGTTTCAGCCGCGTCTATCGTGGCCAAGGTGACCAGAGATGAGCTCATGGTGTCGTTAGATGCCCAGCACCCTGAATATGGTTGGGCTTCCAACAAGGGGTATGGCGCGGCAGTCCATATGGAAGCCATCAAGACCATTGGGTTGACTCCCTATCACCGTGCAAGCTGGGTGAAATAA
- a CDS encoding DUF2469 domain-containing protein, which produces MDEEDFDDYDREAELALYREYRDVVGQFSYVIETERRFYLANEVDVKRIDAEHDFYFELTMNDVWVWDVYRADRFVKSVRVLTFKDVNVEELSSKEFELPKELALDE; this is translated from the coding sequence ATGGATGAAGAAGACTTCGACGACTACGACCGCGAGGCCGAGCTTGCGCTCTACCGCGAATACCGTGACGTGGTCGGTCAGTTCTCCTATGTCATCGAAACAGAACGTCGTTTCTACCTCGCTAACGAGGTTGATGTGAAGCGCATCGACGCAGAACACGACTTCTACTTTGAGCTCACCATGAACGATGTCTGGGTCTGGGATGTGTATCGTGCCGACCGCTTCGTCAAGAGCGTGCGTGTTCTCACCTTCAAGGATGTCAACGTCGAGGAACTCTCGTCGAAAGAGTTCGAGCTGCCCAAGGAACTTGCTCTCGACGAGTAG